The window TAGAAAAGACAGACAAGTTGGTGAAGGTAGGCCTATATTACGCAAGTAAATTTCCACCCACACAAAAAGAAAGGAATCCATCCACCTAAACCAACCCCCATCTGCAAATTAAGCATCTCAATTCTCACTCCCACACGCTTTTTATTCCAAAAAATTAGGGTAAAACAGAAGAAAATCGATCATCACTTTCCCATTTCATCACTTCCCAAATAATACACAACACTCTTCTCTGATCTCCCTCCACACTGATCAAAAATGACGATCCTGCCCTCCTTCCTCAGCCCCGTAACCCTATGGGGCCTCTACGTCCGCCGCTGCTTCGCCGCCTCCGGACTCTCCCAGCAGTCCATGAAGCTCGACGAACACACCACCCTTCACTTCTGGGGGCCCCACCAAACTATCCCTAACAACAAGCCCTGTCTGGTCCTCATCCACGGCTTCGGCCCTGCCGCCATGTGGCAGTGGCGGAAGCAGGTCCAGTTCTTCACTCCCAACTTCAACGTCTACGTCCCCGACCTTGTCTTCTTCGGCAGGTCCACCACCACGTCACCCGACAGAGCCGAAACGTTTCAGGCGGCCTCGGTGGCGAAGCTGCTGGAGAAGCTGGGCGTGGAGAGGTTCAGCGTGGTGGGGACCAGCTACGGTGGCTTCGTGGCGTACCACGTGGCCAGGATGTGGCCGGAGAGAGTTGAGAAGGTGGTGATTGCTAGCTCTGGGGTCAACATGAGAGGGAGAGATAGCGAGGCGTTGCTTAAGAGAGCTAACGTTGAGAAAATCGAGGACCTCATGCTTCCGGCCACCGCCGCGCAGCTCCGCAAGTTGGTCCGTCTAGCTATGTTTAAGAAAGTTGACATGATCCCTCAATTCTTCATGAACGACTTGATAGAGGTACATTATCTTTATCTTCATACACCATATTTCTAATGTGTGTAGAACTTGTTATTGATAAGTTTATAGAAGACAACTACTTGATATATCGATACAGTAATATTTCGAAATTCGTCTGAGATGTGTGTTATATATATTTTATTTATAGAGGATGATTACTTGATGTATCGATATATTAATAAGAGATATATTCATCTGTGTTTATTGGCGGATGTAGAAATTGTACTCGGATAAAAGGAAGGAGAAGATGGAACTTTTGAAGGGAGTGACTATTGGAAGAGATGACAAAGCAAACATCTCTCCTCTTGATGATAAGGTGTTAGCAACCCTGTGATTTGTATGATTTAAGTAATTAATATAGTAATTTGATTTGCAATGCTTATTTGCTACTGGGGCTGTGTATAATATAGGAGGTGTTGATTGTGTGGGGAGAAAGTGACCAGATATTTCCTCTGGAGATGGCTACTGAACTGAAGCAGTAAGTACCATTTTCCGGCCAGTTACTGCTTGATCAATCTAATTGCTTGGAGATGTCATCATGTATTTGTTATTGAGCGATCATACCCAGAAAACTGTTTTGCTTCTTGCTGTGATTGCAGACTTATGGGGACGAAAGCGAGACTGGAGGTGATCAAGAACACATCACACATGCCGCAGATTGAAGATTCTGTGCAGTTCAACCACATTGTACAAAACTTCTTGTGCAAGGACCGAGTCTGAAACTGTGACTGCTATTAGCTATGCTGGGACATTTGGGGAGAGGTGTTTTGGGCTGGGCTGTGGATTGAATAGGCTTGCTGCACTGGTATTAGATCCATTTTCTGAGCTAGGTTGGACTACCTTATTGACTCTCATTATATAAGTTGGGCTGGTATCTAATTTATAGTTTCTAATTATTTCATTCTTTGTCTTTGGTAACTTGATTGAGATTTTAGCTCCATTTTACATGAGTAATTATTAAAAATTTGGAATCCAAACTTGATATATTCGCTCAAAAAAGATTCCAGAAGAGAAGAGGTTAATCATAAATGATTAGATTGGTTCTAAAAGTCCAAAGGTAATGCCCCGGATTTTTCAATGTTAGATAATACTTTTCAACAAATGTAATGATAGTTAATCCGGAACATAATAGAACTCATAAAATTCAACACCCCACTAGAAATGATCTAAGCCCTTACGCCAAGATTTGGACTACTAAATTCAGGTTATTGGCCAACTAGTAACATCCCAATTGAATCGGTTGGATCGAACGGGTGTTACCCTTATTCTTCGTTTGTGTATTATGTCCTCCAAGAAAAGAAAGAAACATTAGAAATAAAATTGTGGAGGACCAAAAAAGGAGCTTAGGAAACCATAACTAAAGTTGTAAAAACTAAAACCATAACCAATGGAGTAACCCACTTTCGCGTAAGAGGACAGACGATATGATCAAGAATGCAAGGGCAAACTATATTATCGAGCATGAAGCCGTTATGATGTATGAATCCTCCAAATTTCAATACCAAAATGAATCCTCAATATTACAAAGATAAACCGAACAACCAAATCAAGCAATCGATACAATTATATGTAAACGGTTATTAATAAACTGTATGTCATATTTAACATGAAAAAAAACTCTTAAATCAGTCAGCTCACTCGTTGCCTCATACAAGTCATAAAGTTTGCCAAGGATCACATCCAAGAAAATGGA of the Fragaria vesca subsp. vesca linkage group LG6, FraVesHawaii_1.0, whole genome shotgun sequence genome contains:
- the LOC101297270 gene encoding dihydrolipoyllysine-residue acetyltransferase component of acetoin cleaving system-like, coding for MTILPSFLSPVTLWGLYVRRCFAASGLSQQSMKLDEHTTLHFWGPHQTIPNNKPCLVLIHGFGPAAMWQWRKQVQFFTPNFNVYVPDLVFFGRSTTTSPDRAETFQAASVAKLLEKLGVERFSVVGTSYGGFVAYHVARMWPERVEKVVIASSGVNMRGRDSEALLKRANVEKIEDLMLPATAAQLRKLVRLAMFKKVDMIPQFFMNDLIEKLYSDKRKEKMELLKGVTIGRDDKANISPLDDKEVLIVWGESDQIFPLEMATELKQLMGTKARLEVIKNTSHMPQIEDSVQFNHIVQNFLCKDRV